A single Thermosynechococcus vestitus BP-1 DNA region contains:
- a CDS encoding metallophosphoesterase family protein gives MVRFLHVADVHLGYNKYRQDNPSRMLDFFRAFDSALETYAIQAQVDFVLIAGDLFEERMITPGILNQAEYVLDKVRSAGIPVLAIEGNHDNCPYGVKSNWLRYLCEKDYLYLLEPDETGTLQPWDPETARGGYVDLPCGVRVIGSQWYGASAPRAIQQLARQIQALPPAAGATILLFHHGLEGQVCRYQGALRYNELLPLRQAGVDYLALGHIHRHYAVEDWIFNPGSIEANSIQENQQQNPRGVLLVNLDQGPPQAELKRDYWQRPIHRYTLTLTPSDTVSDVESQLQQLVQRHRSDMAEAIVEVTLKGEVGFERGELSVRSLQGQLQEAAAAFIFRLGFAATAVAYQTYRDGTAASPPRAQIEEQVFTDLLASVAEYRDRAQPLAKALMRMKEDLLQPNANIPDLYQWLASLSLESEGWEDQGRRG, from the coding sequence ATGGTGCGGTTTCTCCATGTTGCCGATGTCCACCTAGGCTACAACAAGTATCGCCAAGACAACCCCAGCCGCATGCTGGACTTTTTTAGGGCCTTTGACAGTGCCCTGGAAACCTACGCTATCCAGGCGCAGGTTGATTTTGTTCTGATTGCCGGTGATCTCTTTGAGGAGCGGATGATTACCCCCGGCATTCTCAATCAGGCGGAATACGTCCTTGATAAGGTGCGATCGGCGGGAATTCCAGTGCTCGCCATTGAGGGCAACCACGACAACTGCCCCTACGGTGTCAAGTCCAATTGGCTACGCTACCTCTGCGAAAAGGACTACCTCTATCTTTTGGAACCCGACGAGACAGGTACTCTCCAGCCCTGGGATCCAGAAACAGCGCGGGGTGGGTATGTTGATCTTCCCTGTGGTGTGCGCGTCATTGGTTCCCAGTGGTATGGTGCCAGTGCCCCCCGGGCCATTCAACAGCTGGCTAGGCAAATTCAGGCGCTGCCCCCCGCTGCTGGTGCGACGATTTTGCTCTTTCACCACGGTCTTGAGGGGCAAGTCTGCCGCTACCAAGGGGCATTGCGCTACAACGAACTCCTACCTCTGCGTCAAGCGGGTGTCGATTACCTGGCCCTAGGGCATATCCATCGCCACTATGCCGTTGAGGACTGGATCTTTAATCCCGGCTCCATTGAGGCCAATTCGATTCAGGAAAATCAGCAGCAAAATCCGCGGGGAGTACTGTTGGTCAACCTGGATCAGGGCCCCCCCCAAGCGGAACTCAAGCGCGACTATTGGCAGCGTCCCATCCATCGCTACACCCTTACCCTCACCCCCAGTGACACCGTGAGCGATGTGGAGAGCCAACTCCAGCAATTGGTGCAGCGGCATCGGTCAGACATGGCAGAGGCGATTGTTGAAGTCACCCTCAAAGGAGAAGTGGGCTTTGAGCGCGGTGAGTTGTCTGTGCGATCGCTCCAAGGGCAACTGCAAGAGGCAGCGGCGGCCTTTATTTTTCGACTGGGGTTTGCCGCAACGGCTGTGGCCTATCAAACCTACCGTGATGGGACCGCTGCGTCACCCCCTCGCGCCCAGATCGAAGAACAGGTATTTACGGATTTGCTGGCCAGTGTTGCCGAGTATCGCGATCGCGCCCAACCCCTGGCCAAGGCACTCATGCGCATGAAAGAGGATCTCCTTCAACCCAATGCCAATATTCCTGACCTCTACCAGTGGCTAGCAAGTCTCTCCCTAGAGAGCGAGGGCTGGGAGGATCAAGGCAGGAGGGGTTGA
- a CDS encoding CIA30 family protein, whose translation MANNWELGRFLDTLRFFQTLPFVGTLEPLRPVLLPLLPDLFKPPAYRGSGLVVVMGATGRTGQAVVKTLLGQGYAVRSVVRDRAKAERLLPPDPFLEIVVADVTQPLPADVLQGSRAVINCVGAKVQPNPNAPPPGLEIVGASPEAVEFEGMRHLLERAQPYFQSQPNTYPLFDYRYPTPPLKEVWGALDDVVMGGVSASQFYLKDHSALFTGVVSTANSGGFVSIRTRNLTPPLNLQGYTGIQLRVRGDGQRYKFFLRSDPAWDGVGYAISFDTVADQWITVELPFSHFIPVFRARTAPSAPPLNVGQIYSLQLMLSKFEYDGALNPRFRPGTLSLEIESIQAYGNLPLPRIIQVSSAGVTRPQQANLDPKEQPLAVQYNKELGGLLTWKLAAENMLRQSGLPYTIVRPCGLTDQSGGRELRLDQGDRLMGSLSREDLAAFLASLLNLPMACYRTMEVVATDQAAEAYPNWAVRLAQLASDRP comes from the coding sequence ATGGCAAATAACTGGGAACTGGGTCGCTTTCTCGATACACTGCGCTTTTTTCAAACCTTACCTTTTGTGGGAACGCTGGAGCCTCTGCGCCCTGTGCTGTTACCTCTTTTACCGGATCTCTTCAAGCCGCCCGCCTATCGGGGCAGTGGCCTGGTGGTGGTTATGGGGGCAACGGGCCGAACCGGCCAAGCGGTCGTGAAAACCCTCTTAGGTCAAGGCTATGCCGTGCGGTCAGTGGTGCGCGATCGCGCCAAGGCTGAAAGGCTGCTGCCCCCAGACCCCTTTTTAGAGATTGTCGTTGCCGATGTAACTCAGCCCCTGCCGGCCGATGTGCTGCAGGGGAGTCGAGCGGTGATCAACTGTGTCGGGGCAAAGGTACAGCCCAATCCGAACGCGCCACCCCCGGGCCTTGAAATTGTTGGTGCTAGCCCAGAGGCCGTTGAGTTTGAGGGGATGCGGCATCTGTTGGAACGTGCTCAGCCCTATTTTCAAAGTCAACCCAACACCTATCCTCTCTTTGACTATCGCTATCCCACGCCGCCTCTGAAGGAGGTTTGGGGTGCCCTCGATGATGTGGTCATGGGCGGCGTCAGCGCCAGCCAGTTTTACCTCAAGGATCACAGTGCGCTCTTCACAGGGGTGGTTTCTACGGCAAATTCGGGGGGCTTTGTCTCGATTCGCACCCGCAACCTCACCCCACCCCTCAATCTCCAAGGCTACACGGGCATTCAACTACGGGTTCGCGGCGATGGCCAGCGCTATAAATTTTTCCTACGCAGTGACCCCGCTTGGGATGGCGTCGGCTATGCCATCTCTTTTGATACGGTGGCCGATCAGTGGATCACGGTCGAGTTGCCCTTTAGCCACTTTATTCCGGTATTTCGGGCACGCACAGCCCCCAGTGCCCCACCCCTGAATGTGGGGCAAATTTACTCACTACAACTGATGCTCAGCAAATTTGAGTATGACGGCGCCCTCAACCCCCGCTTTCGTCCCGGCACCCTCAGCCTTGAGATAGAATCCATCCAAGCCTATGGGAACTTGCCCTTACCTCGTATTATTCAGGTCAGTTCTGCGGGGGTTACCCGTCCCCAACAAGCCAATCTTGATCCTAAGGAACAGCCCTTGGCGGTTCAATACAACAAAGAATTGGGGGGCCTCCTGACGTGGAAACTAGCAGCGGAAAATATGCTGCGCCAAAGTGGTCTTCCCTATACGATTGTCCGTCCCTGTGGTCTGACGGATCAGTCCGGCGGTAGAGAACTGCGCCTGGATCAGGGCGATCGCCTGATGGGTTCTCTCAGTCGTGAAGATTTAGCTGCATTTCTGGCCAGTTTACTGAATTTGCCCATGGCCTGCTATCGCACCATGGAAGTGGTGGCCACCGATCAAGCAGCAGAGGCCTATCCCAATTGGGCAGTCCGCCTTGCCCAACTTGCCAGCGATCGCCCCTAG
- the tsaB gene encoding tRNA (adenosine(37)-N6)-threonylcarbamoyltransferase complex dimerization subunit type 1 TsaB has translation MAGLYDLGAHELLEVKTWPLGRELASQLHPCLRELMAPYPWGELGAIAIGCGPGSFTGTRLGVVTARILAQQLEVPLLGLSSLGTMAWHARNELLDADGVVSRRAQQGHQYLGIYRYQGGRLHTLWGDRLVTDSEAEALLATWPHPYKHLSPPHPSDHGRALLTWAAQQWHDTLRAGEKLPHWSSVVPLYGK, from the coding sequence GTGGCTGGTCTCTATGATTTGGGGGCTCATGAACTGCTGGAGGTGAAAACATGGCCCTTGGGTCGAGAACTGGCCAGTCAACTTCACCCTTGCCTGAGGGAACTCATGGCTCCCTACCCTTGGGGCGAATTGGGGGCGATCGCTATTGGCTGTGGTCCGGGCAGCTTTACGGGAACACGGTTAGGGGTAGTCACTGCTCGCATATTGGCTCAGCAATTGGAAGTCCCCCTTCTGGGTCTGTCTAGCCTTGGCACAATGGCTTGGCACGCTCGCAATGAACTCCTAGACGCGGATGGGGTGGTGTCGCGCCGCGCCCAGCAGGGGCATCAATACCTTGGTATTTATCGCTATCAGGGCGGGCGTCTCCACACCCTTTGGGGCGATCGCCTGGTCACAGACAGTGAAGCAGAGGCGCTCCTAGCCACCTGGCCCCACCCCTACAAACACCTCAGCCCTCCCCATCCCAGCGACCATGGCCGGGCCTTGCTGACATGGGCAGCCCAACAATGGCACGATACACTAAGGGCAGGGGAAAAACTCCCCCACTGGTCAAGCGTGGTGCCCCTCTATGGCAAATAA
- the psb34 gene encoding photosystem II assembly protein Psb34, with the protein MRYTTDEGGRLNNFAIEPKVYQAQPWTPQQKVRAALLVGGGLLLVAGLVAIAVGVS; encoded by the coding sequence ATGCGCTATACCACCGATGAGGGCGGCCGCCTCAACAACTTTGCCATTGAACCCAAGGTCTATCAAGCGCAGCCTTGGACACCTCAGCAAAAAGTACGGGCAGCCCTGTTGGTTGGGGGTGGATTGCTCTTAGTGGCTGGCTTGGTGGCGATCGCTGTCGGAGTGAGCTAA
- a CDS encoding glycosyltransferase codes for MSLVPILLTLLSCTGALFYIVAGVLTWQFFTNFTKEKTAPLETLPAVSILVPVCGLEARAWQNWSSLCEQNYPVYEVLFGVQSPNDPAIPVLQAICETYPDRARWYLCHPIRGINLKASNVSQLFAHARYDVVVETDSDVRVRSNYLATLTQPLADPQVGVVTCGYIDHQPQRLGAAFVALGRCLDFIPSVLVARRLDGGLRFAIGPTVLLRREVLEKIGGFEIALNRIGEDYQLGYAAWRAGYRVELSTYILDNDCGNDSLLSAVQRELRWSRSIRSNRGNQYFGMVFMFGTVYSALLWGLFPAPWTLGLFLTVQGIRWLQAVISILLMGTPRLLLWLWLLPLRDVMSFLIWLGGCFGNRIYWRGRWLQVNRHGQLQEIVKDSQEF; via the coding sequence ATGAGTCTTGTGCCCATTCTTCTCACCCTGCTGAGCTGTACAGGAGCCCTTTTTTACATTGTTGCAGGGGTACTCACTTGGCAATTTTTCACCAATTTTACAAAGGAGAAAACCGCCCCCCTGGAGACTTTGCCAGCCGTCTCGATCTTGGTGCCTGTCTGTGGCTTAGAGGCAAGGGCATGGCAAAATTGGTCCTCGCTGTGTGAGCAAAACTATCCTGTTTACGAAGTTCTCTTTGGTGTCCAAAGCCCCAATGATCCGGCTATACCCGTCCTGCAGGCAATTTGTGAAACCTATCCCGACCGGGCCCGTTGGTATCTTTGTCACCCAATTCGTGGCATCAACCTAAAGGCTAGCAACGTCTCGCAATTATTTGCCCATGCCCGCTATGACGTGGTGGTGGAAACCGATAGTGACGTGCGGGTCCGATCCAATTACCTAGCCACTCTAACCCAACCGTTAGCGGATCCCCAGGTGGGAGTTGTTACCTGTGGTTACATCGATCACCAGCCCCAAAGGTTAGGAGCCGCCTTTGTCGCCCTCGGGCGGTGTCTGGACTTTATCCCTAGTGTGCTCGTTGCGCGGCGCCTGGATGGGGGACTGCGTTTTGCCATTGGACCCACAGTGCTGTTGCGGCGAGAGGTTCTAGAAAAAATCGGTGGTTTTGAGATTGCCCTGAATCGTATTGGTGAAGATTATCAATTGGGATATGCGGCTTGGCGGGCAGGGTACCGGGTGGAGTTATCCACCTACATCCTTGACAATGACTGTGGCAATGATTCCCTTCTCAGCGCTGTCCAACGGGAACTGCGCTGGTCTCGCAGTATTCGCTCCAATCGCGGCAATCAGTATTTTGGCATGGTGTTTATGTTTGGCACTGTCTATAGTGCCCTGCTGTGGGGGCTGTTTCCGGCACCTTGGACCCTAGGGCTCTTTTTGACGGTACAGGGGATTCGCTGGTTGCAGGCTGTGATCAGCATCCTTTTGATGGGGACGCCGCGGCTGCTGCTGTGGTTGTGGCTATTGCCCCTGCGGGATGTGATGAGTTTCCTAATTTGGCTGGGGGGCTGTTTTGGCAATCGCATCTACTGGCGCGGTCGCTGGTTGCAAGTCAATCGCCACGGTCAATTGCAAGAAATTGTTAAGGATTCTCAAGAGTTCTAA
- a CDS encoding thiazole synthase: MVSAPPAEQLIEDAPLTIAGRQFRSRLMTGTGKYRSIADLQASVAASGCEIVTVAVRRVQTNAPGHEGLVDALDWSKLWLLPNTAGCQTAEEAIRVARLGREMAKLLGQEDNNFVKLEVIPDPKYLLPDPFGTLAAAEQLVKEGFAVLPYINADPLLAKRLEEVGCVTVMPLASPIGSGQGLRNAANIQIIIEQASVPVVVDAGIGTPSEAAAAMELGADALLINTAIAEAGNAPAMAKAMALATTAGRLAYLAGRIPVKAYASASSPLSGTITARS; this comes from the coding sequence ATGGTGAGTGCGCCTCCTGCTGAGCAGTTGATTGAGGATGCCCCGCTAACGATCGCTGGGCGGCAATTTCGTTCACGCTTGATGACGGGTACGGGTAAGTATCGTTCCATTGCAGATTTGCAGGCCAGTGTTGCCGCAAGCGGTTGCGAAATTGTTACGGTAGCTGTACGTCGCGTTCAAACCAATGCCCCCGGTCACGAAGGACTTGTGGATGCCCTTGACTGGAGTAAACTCTGGCTACTGCCCAACACCGCTGGCTGCCAAACCGCTGAGGAGGCGATTCGCGTTGCCCGTTTAGGCCGAGAAATGGCCAAGCTCTTGGGTCAAGAAGATAATAACTTTGTCAAACTTGAGGTGATCCCCGATCCCAAGTATTTGTTGCCGGATCCCTTTGGCACCTTAGCTGCCGCTGAGCAACTGGTTAAAGAAGGGTTTGCTGTTCTTCCCTACATCAATGCAGATCCCCTGCTGGCCAAACGCCTTGAGGAAGTGGGCTGCGTCACCGTCATGCCTTTGGCTTCCCCCATTGGCTCAGGGCAAGGTTTGCGCAATGCCGCCAATATCCAAATCATTATTGAGCAAGCCAGTGTGCCCGTTGTGGTGGATGCGGGGATTGGCACGCCCAGTGAGGCTGCCGCTGCCATGGAATTGGGAGCCGATGCCCTGTTGATTAATACGGCGATCGCCGAAGCGGGAAATGCCCCAGCAATGGCAAAAGCCATGGCCCTTGCAACCACTGCTGGCCGCCTTGCCTACTTAGCGGGGCGCATTCCCGTCAAAGCCTATGCCAGTGCCAGTTCACCCCTCAGTGGCACGATTACGGCTAGATCATGA
- the ribH gene encoding 6,7-dimethyl-8-ribityllumazine synthase produces the protein MAVFEGTYQVLGTPRFGIVISRFNDLITTKLLEGCQDCLRRHGVDPNPHGSQVDYAWVPGSFEIPLVAAQLAATRRYAAIICLGAVIRGQTPHFDYVAAEVTKGIATASMQTGVPIIYGILTTDTMQQALERAGIKSNKGWEYALNALEMANLMQTLPSAINPPTTKLSSSTRILTDG, from the coding sequence ATGGCTGTTTTTGAAGGCACCTATCAAGTTCTGGGAACGCCTCGCTTTGGCATTGTGATTTCCCGTTTCAATGATCTGATTACGACCAAGCTGCTAGAGGGTTGCCAAGATTGCCTGCGTCGTCATGGCGTTGATCCCAATCCCCACGGTTCCCAAGTGGACTATGCTTGGGTACCCGGTAGTTTTGAAATTCCCCTTGTGGCAGCTCAACTGGCGGCTACTCGTCGCTACGCTGCCATTATTTGCCTAGGGGCGGTGATCCGTGGCCAAACCCCCCACTTTGACTATGTCGCTGCTGAAGTCACCAAAGGTATTGCCACTGCCTCAATGCAAACAGGGGTGCCCATCATCTACGGCATCCTCACCACTGACACCATGCAGCAGGCCCTTGAGCGGGCGGGTATTAAAAGCAATAAAGGCTGGGAATATGCCCTCAATGCCTTGGAAATGGCAAACCTGATGCAAACCCTCCCCAGCGCCATCAATCCACCAACAACCAAACTGAGTTCCAGTACCCGTATTCTCACGGATGGGTGA
- a CDS encoding CHAT domain-containing protein yields the protein MTPTTNGTGTTVSDEGALILMTAFYGNLRTAPIKAEALRQPQLAMIHQQVVVEESHRHSAGLWGALSIPLPQAVQTRGGRLLSHASFWAAFTMIGSPW from the coding sequence ATGACCCCAACCACCAATGGCACTGGCACTACCGTCAGTGATGAAGGAGCGCTGATCCTGATGACAGCATTTTATGGCAACTTGAGAACTGCTCCGATTAAAGCAGAGGCCCTGCGACAGCCGCAGCTTGCCATGATCCATCAGCAGGTTGTGGTTGAGGAGAGTCATCGGCACAGTGCTGGACTGTGGGGAGCGCTTTCGATTCCTTTACCCCAAGCAGTTCAAACGAGGGGTGGCCGTCTACTTTCCCATGCATCCTTTTGGGCAGCCTTTACGATGATTGGCAGTCCTTGGTAG
- a CDS encoding aspartate-semialdehyde dehydrogenase has protein sequence MVLAQGLRVGILGATGAVGTEILAILAERLFPVAELRLLASPRSAGQTLSFRETVLPVEAVSEQTLKGLDLILASAGASVSRQWLPIALKGGAIAIDNSSAYRMEPNVPLVVPEVNPDDLKTHQGIIANPNCTTILMTVALWPLHQVRPIRRIVVATYQSASGAGAKAMQELKDQALDILKGQPPRTEVFPYPLAFNLFPHNSPLNEQGYCQEEMKMVNETRKIFHAPELRLTATCVRVPVLRAHSEALNVEFAEPFPVQEARDRLQKAPGVQFVEDWQRNYFPMPLEATGKDAVLVGRLRQDISAPNALELWLCGDQIRKGAALNAVQIAESLIAQGLL, from the coding sequence ATGGTTTTGGCACAGGGATTACGGGTTGGCATTTTAGGAGCCACAGGTGCGGTTGGCACGGAAATTTTAGCAATTTTGGCGGAACGGTTGTTTCCAGTGGCAGAGCTACGGCTGTTGGCGTCGCCCCGTTCTGCGGGTCAAACCCTCTCGTTTCGTGAGACTGTCCTGCCTGTAGAGGCGGTGAGTGAACAGACCCTCAAAGGGTTGGATCTCATTCTGGCTTCGGCGGGGGCAAGTGTGTCGCGGCAGTGGCTGCCGATCGCCCTCAAAGGGGGAGCGATCGCCATTGATAATTCCAGTGCCTATCGCATGGAACCCAACGTGCCCTTAGTGGTGCCAGAGGTCAACCCTGACGATCTAAAAACCCACCAAGGCATCATTGCCAATCCCAACTGCACAACCATTTTGATGACCGTGGCGCTATGGCCATTGCATCAGGTGCGACCGATTCGGCGCATTGTGGTGGCCACCTATCAGTCCGCGAGTGGGGCGGGGGCAAAGGCTATGCAAGAACTCAAGGATCAAGCTCTTGATATTCTGAAGGGACAACCGCCGCGTACTGAGGTCTTTCCCTATCCCTTGGCCTTTAACCTCTTTCCCCACAATTCTCCCCTCAATGAGCAGGGCTACTGCCAAGAGGAAATGAAGATGGTCAATGAAACCCGCAAAATTTTCCATGCCCCAGAGTTGCGGCTAACGGCTACCTGTGTGCGTGTGCCGGTACTGCGTGCCCATTCAGAAGCGTTGAATGTTGAGTTTGCTGAGCCTTTTCCCGTGCAAGAGGCCCGCGATCGCCTGCAAAAAGCGCCGGGGGTGCAGTTTGTTGAGGATTGGCAGCGCAATTATTTCCCCATGCCCCTAGAGGCAACAGGGAAGGATGCGGTGCTTGTGGGGCGGCTGCGCCAAGATATTTCCGCACCCAATGCCCTTGAACTGTGGCTGTGTGGGGATCAAATTCGCAAGGGGGCGGCATTGAATGCGGTGCAAATTGCTGAATCCCTGATTGCCCAAGGACTTCTTTAA
- a CDS encoding DUF1838 domain-containing protein, with protein MAAAELVQKWLSARDWVRVRADLRGKTTFIAWQGAVYSFVPQERRRHLFNILGMSAARCLPHPEGGWYFLSRELTFYLDPENGSLCDRWHNPWIGAVVPVIPVANDPVQGLFRREVPAQVGEQTTTFQFDLFPYYDNPLASDQRFQAYSPQPIYQAAELFKLTVATADLQQDTPTITNVHLCWSRIGPWLPWMKMGDRPGYLIYSATGCKALTVEDLPPLLQEQLERLPQYREAPREYREGADMTSWLYFQEHFEAYLEKLGEPSPDLGRSPPEPTDQ; from the coding sequence ATGGCTGCTGCTGAATTGGTTCAAAAATGGTTGAGTGCTCGCGATTGGGTGCGGGTGCGGGCAGATTTGAGGGGCAAGACCACGTTTATCGCATGGCAGGGAGCCGTGTATAGCTTTGTTCCCCAAGAGCGTCGCCGTCACCTCTTCAACATTCTTGGCATGAGTGCCGCTCGCTGTTTGCCCCATCCCGAGGGAGGGTGGTATTTTCTTTCCCGTGAATTAACGTTTTATCTGGATCCAGAAAATGGCTCCCTGTGCGATCGCTGGCATAATCCTTGGATAGGGGCCGTAGTTCCCGTGATTCCCGTTGCCAATGATCCTGTGCAGGGGCTATTTCGCCGTGAGGTGCCTGCGCAAGTGGGTGAGCAAACCACGACGTTTCAGTTTGATCTGTTTCCCTACTACGACAATCCCTTGGCTAGCGATCAGCGGTTTCAAGCCTACAGCCCCCAGCCCATCTACCAAGCCGCAGAACTCTTTAAGCTAACGGTGGCCACGGCCGATTTACAACAAGATACGCCGACGATTACCAATGTCCATTTGTGTTGGAGTCGGATTGGTCCTTGGTTGCCTTGGATGAAGATGGGCGATCGCCCCGGTTATCTCATCTATAGCGCGACCGGCTGCAAAGCCCTGACTGTGGAAGACTTACCCCCTCTCCTACAAGAGCAATTAGAGCGACTGCCCCAATACCGTGAAGCCCCCAGGGAATACCGCGAGGGGGCAGATATGACCTCGTGGCTGTATTTTCAGGAGCACTTCGAAGCCTATTTAGAAAAGCTGGGGGAGCCATCACCTGATCTTGGGCGATCGCCCCCTGAACCGACTGATCAATGA
- a CDS encoding AI-2E family transporter — MSQSAASGHWWNRLSIASRFLIIGLAGPILTLNFWAFATVLKFFGPLVAVLVLASLFAFLLNYPVRWMEEQGNPRGPSAIFVFLLALVLIAIIALVVVPNLFNQAQQLIARLPEWFNSSQRRLLEFGQWVDSLNLPVTVDVDALANQLLEKLKDQLQSLAREALNLILGTLSSAVDVLINLILTVVLTFYLLQHGDELWNGLLSWLPNTVRPTVSETIRRSFESYFIGQLVLGLCMGIGLTTIFIFLKVPYGLLFGVIIGVMALVPFGGTVGIISISLLVALQDVWLSLKVAGFAFLYQQFLENVVAPRIIGSFTGLNPVWVFLAILTGARASGLVGVLIAVPIAVVIKTFLVSVRSRLNSEEEADATVALPNHPPPVLPASSSMKPSSVE, encoded by the coding sequence ATGAGCCAATCTGCGGCCTCGGGTCACTGGTGGAATCGCCTCTCCATTGCCAGCCGGTTTCTAATTATTGGCTTGGCAGGGCCGATTTTGACGCTGAATTTCTGGGCATTTGCCACCGTTCTCAAGTTCTTTGGGCCACTGGTGGCAGTCCTTGTCCTTGCCTCCCTATTTGCCTTTTTGCTGAATTACCCGGTGCGCTGGATGGAGGAGCAGGGAAATCCCCGAGGACCCTCAGCAATTTTCGTCTTTCTGCTGGCCTTGGTACTGATTGCGATCATTGCCTTGGTCGTGGTGCCCAATCTCTTTAATCAGGCACAACAACTCATTGCCCGTCTGCCGGAATGGTTTAACTCCAGTCAACGCCGACTCTTGGAATTTGGCCAGTGGGTGGACTCCCTCAATCTGCCGGTGACGGTGGATGTGGATGCCCTTGCCAATCAACTGTTGGAAAAACTTAAGGATCAATTGCAAAGCTTAGCTCGCGAGGCGCTGAATTTAATTTTGGGCACCCTCAGCAGTGCGGTGGATGTGCTGATTAACCTGATTTTGACGGTTGTGCTCACGTTTTATTTGTTGCAGCACGGTGATGAATTGTGGAATGGTCTCCTCAGTTGGCTACCCAATACGGTCCGCCCCACGGTTTCAGAAACGATCCGCCGCAGTTTTGAGAGCTATTTTATTGGTCAGCTGGTACTAGGGCTGTGCATGGGGATTGGCTTGACCACGATTTTCATTTTCCTCAAGGTGCCCTACGGACTGCTCTTTGGTGTCATTATTGGCGTGATGGCCTTGGTGCCCTTTGGCGGCACGGTGGGGATCATTTCCATTAGTTTGCTGGTTGCTCTTCAGGATGTTTGGCTCTCCCTCAAGGTGGCCGGGTTTGCTTTTCTCTATCAGCAGTTTTTGGAGAATGTGGTTGCGCCACGGATCATTGGTAGCTTTACGGGCTTAAATCCGGTTTGGGTTTTTTTGGCGATCCTGACGGGCGCTAGGGCTTCGGGTTTAGTTGGGGTTCTCATTGCAGTTCCGATCGCGGTGGTGATCAAAACCTTCCTTGTGAGTGTGCGATCGCGCCTCAATAGCGAGGAAGAGGCGGACGCCACCGTTGCCCTCCCCAATCATCCGCCCCCCGTACTGCCTGCTTCTTCCTCAATGAAGCCATCCTCAGTGGAGTAG